The genomic DNA AGGGTCTGCCAGGCAAAGTACTGGCCGTTGAAGGGACCCTCCACCGTGCGCAGGTACCAGTCCCTAAGGGTCTTTTCCCGGGCGGGCCTCTCCCCTTCGCGGAAGACGGCCCGGGTGGCGGGGTGGGCGAAGAGGGTGTCGTAGAAGCCCTGCACCACCTGGTCCACCCAGCCCTTCATGGTTTCCTTATGGCGGGCGAAAACCTTGGCGTCCTCAAGGGGCCGGAAACGGGCCTGTGGGGGAAGCTGGGACCAAAACTCCTGGGCCAGGAGGTAGAAGCGGCCGAGGCTTTTATCGGTCATGGGAACCATTTTAGCCGTTCCCCTAGACTCCTGTGAACTTCCCCCTGA from Thermus neutrinimicus includes the following:
- a CDS encoding protoglobin domain-containing protein — translated: MTDKSLGRFYLLAQEFWSQLPPQARFRPLEDAKVFARHKETMKGWVDQVVQGFYDTLFAHPATRAVFREGERPAREKTLRDWYLRTVEGPFNGQYFAWQTLVGLVHVRRGVTNAMMAAMWNWVVETTCRLAREHLPKEEAEALADAWRRLGFTVMALISESYLHAYLEALAQAEGVEVGAFLRRAQEEAARLLRSLSPG